One Thermoproteota archaeon DNA segment encodes these proteins:
- a CDS encoding CRISPR-associated ring nuclease, with product MRYFSDYSLLAPLGLSPPIVTELIQYLDWQYSMKPKTVELILTRDKRVQEGAKLVEVAVKDRYPKAEVVSLTLDYEDIVNENVAFDFMRIAASEIARLEKPVYLLISGGRKNVSVEVALLGQVLAVSGIYHVVVPDVRVVNIELERLRPKIEELASSGDPLSYYRENEELQNLMYPPMTYGVMRIPMLPLPYSIIRRVARILSEGGSRSELEDLGEDYIAALRFSGLIQVSGGRIIPTDLGRAIGEAMREAVE from the coding sequence ATGCGTTACTTCAGTGACTACTCCCTGCTGGCCCCTCTCGGCCTGAGCCCTCCCATCGTTACGGAGCTGATCCAGTACCTGGACTGGCAGTACAGCATGAAGCCCAAAACCGTGGAACTGATCCTCACAAGGGATAAGCGCGTTCAGGAGGGCGCCAAACTCGTTGAGGTGGCCGTGAAGGACAGATATCCTAAGGCCGAGGTGGTCAGCCTTACTCTGGACTACGAGGACATCGTTAATGAGAACGTGGCATTCGATTTCATGAGAATAGCTGCCTCCGAGATAGCCAGACTGGAGAAGCCGGTCTACCTACTCATCTCAGGAGGGAGGAAGAACGTCTCGGTGGAGGTGGCCCTTCTGGGACAGGTGCTCGCGGTATCCGGTATCTACCATGTTGTCGTGCCAGATGTGAGGGTGGTTAACATCGAGTTAGAGAGGCTGAGACCAAAGATAGAGGAACTCGCCTCCTCGGGCGATCCCCTCAGCTACTACAGGGAGAATGAGGAGCTGCAGAACCTCATGTATCCCCCGATGACCTACGGCGTGATGAGGATACCCATGCTCCCACTGCCCTACTCGATAATCAGGAGGGTGGCGAGGATCCTCAGCGAGGGAGGCAGCAGGTCCGAACTTGAGGATCTTGGGGAGGACTACATAGCTGCCCTCAGGTTCTCGGGCCTCATACAGGTATCCGGAGGCAGGATCATACCCACCGACTTGGGTAGGGCGATAGGAGAGGCTATGAGGGAGGCTGTGGAGTGA
- a CDS encoding TM1812 family CRISPR-associated protein: MSHVLVHVAGDTLLRRSRKLYEVRAPRGNSVRLRASSTVLPVSIEALGRGKVDLSKLRVIVLLPHSLITHAREFWRLPRRGEGVEDWVLDATRRLAGEFPRLLVRDVEDNEGLPGDFRGLFDDSPILARVVQVRGTFTLPLEDGAGVRLKFEGGGPSHIFAEVYRSLRELGDVERVLFDMSQGWNHLTVMAYMGALAYAEVNRVDLIPLTSMPAFVPSGRSSERTRPSPDPQREGLPRAGDRTVELPVEFMDVGETHVIHRLVVTISKLLAHSRLSPDMIAEIWREVVRREFNRYGDLEKGKELLRSLIRLRKVSCALDTTMLTYLHRVLRSFSESLPSIREILDYLGERMGGGDYVEHLRLNPDTFAEDADEIVLEYELEPPLSYPLADSIRSFALKLGIHRLIPHLRRDHASLRFALEVRSLYRSLGMHPNEILITREIAMVDEHGKPRSVNCMVREASGGTALGYMKSYIGEMTFEMVKKRIRGSVASVRDVYPFAVLGRRCPSVVREAYRRTSNVDRNPTLVDLHAESLKWEIFRSEAVDLMENSSCRDDWWIRNFLSAEKLMRGNDAVSPEEVSSLLRNLAAHVGLQHFSVRNPVPVLDRGGVIEDVEIHYYDELFDGLEDLASGKMRERLEGMPEDLIREAGCLCDIGI, translated from the coding sequence ATGTCTCACGTCTTGGTTCACGTGGCCGGGGACACCCTGCTGAGGAGATCGAGGAAGCTCTACGAGGTTAGGGCGCCGAGGGGAAATTCCGTCCGGCTGAGGGCTTCATCCACAGTGCTGCCCGTCTCCATCGAGGCGCTGGGCAGGGGGAAGGTCGACCTGAGCAAGCTCAGGGTGATCGTTCTCCTCCCCCATTCCCTCATAACCCACGCCAGAGAGTTCTGGAGGCTTCCAAGGCGGGGAGAGGGGGTCGAGGATTGGGTCCTAGATGCGACTCGGAGGCTCGCGGGAGAATTCCCGAGGCTACTCGTTAGGGATGTGGAGGACAATGAAGGGTTACCGGGGGACTTCAGAGGCCTGTTCGACGATTCTCCTATCCTGGCTAGGGTGGTCCAAGTCAGGGGCACCTTCACCCTGCCCCTGGAGGACGGGGCTGGCGTGAGACTCAAATTCGAGGGGGGCGGGCCCTCCCACATATTCGCCGAGGTTTACCGGTCTCTGAGGGAACTGGGGGATGTGGAGAGGGTGCTCTTCGATATGAGTCAGGGGTGGAATCACCTGACCGTGATGGCCTACATGGGGGCACTGGCGTACGCTGAGGTGAACCGAGTGGATCTGATCCCCCTTACCTCGATGCCCGCGTTCGTCCCATCGGGGAGGTCCTCCGAGAGGACACGCCCAAGCCCCGATCCGCAGCGGGAGGGGTTACCAAGAGCGGGAGATCGTACCGTCGAGCTTCCGGTGGAGTTCATGGACGTCGGGGAGACCCACGTGATTCACAGGCTTGTTGTCACGATATCGAAGTTGCTGGCCCACAGCCGGCTGAGCCCCGACATGATAGCGGAGATATGGAGGGAGGTGGTGAGGAGGGAGTTCAACCGATACGGAGACCTGGAGAAGGGTAAGGAGCTCCTGAGATCCCTGATCAGGCTCAGAAAGGTCTCTTGTGCGCTAGATACTACGATGCTGACCTACCTGCATCGCGTTTTGAGGAGCTTCAGCGAATCCCTTCCCTCGATTCGTGAGATACTCGATTACCTCGGGGAAAGGATGGGGGGAGGGGACTACGTGGAGCACCTGAGGCTGAATCCGGACACCTTCGCTGAGGATGCAGATGAGATTGTGCTGGAATACGAGCTTGAGCCGCCCCTGTCCTACCCGCTGGCGGATTCCATAAGATCATTCGCCCTCAAGTTAGGGATCCATAGATTGATACCTCACCTTAGGAGGGATCACGCGTCCCTGAGGTTCGCCCTAGAGGTTAGGTCCCTCTACCGCTCGCTGGGCATGCACCCCAACGAGATCCTGATCACCAGAGAGATCGCCATGGTCGATGAGCACGGTAAGCCGAGGAGCGTAAACTGCATGGTGAGGGAGGCGTCGGGAGGCACGGCCCTGGGCTACATGAAGTCGTACATAGGGGAAATGACCTTTGAAATGGTTAAGAAGAGGATCAGAGGATCGGTCGCCTCTGTTCGTGATGTTTACCCGTTCGCGGTTCTGGGCAGGAGGTGCCCGAGCGTCGTGAGGGAAGCTTACAGGAGGACGAGTAACGTCGATAGGAACCCAACCTTGGTGGATCTCCATGCGGAGAGCCTGAAATGGGAAATCTTCAGGAGTGAGGCGGTAGATTTGATGGAGAACTCTTCGTGCAGGGACGATTGGTGGATCAGGAACTTCCTCTCGGCGGAGAAGCTGATGAGGGGGAACGACGCGGTCAGCCCGGAGGAGGTCTCTTCACTCCTCAGGAACCTTGCCGCCCACGTTGGTCTCCAGCACTTCTCCGTGAGGAATCCGGTGCCCGTCCTCGATCGTGGCGGCGTGATCGAGGATGTGGAGATCCACTACTACGACGAGCTCTTCGACGGACTGGAAGATCTGGCCAGTGGGAAGATGAGGGAAAGGTTGGAGGGGATGCCCGAGGACCTGATCAGGGAGGCGGGGTGTCTGTGTGACATAGGGATTTGA